A stretch of DNA from Nitrospira sp. KM1:
CTTCGCCTCTTCACTCGCTACGGCCTTGCTGGACGGCCTTTCTGAACAGCCTGCAGGGCAGGCTAATGACGCCCGTGACCTCAGACACGACTCCATTTCCGAGGTCATCGCGTAGTTTGTCAACACACTGCTAGTTCCGCTTTGTATCAAGATACAGCGTCACACGATCCAAAATGATCGCGTAAACAGGAGCCGGGGTCGCTGATGATTGATACGACGCGTGGCCGGCAACGGGTCAGTCAGCATACCGCTTATCGTCGCTTCGTATGGACGCCAACTTATGGGGAGCGCTCCAACAACAACCCTCGAACGGTTCCTTGATACACCAGACGCCGTTTCGCCGGCATGCTCATGACCGTCTGGCACCTCGATCCTTGAACGTCAATTCCGCTATACCTGACTTGTCGAGCTCTCCTTTTCCACTTGCAACAAGTAACCGGTATTGTTCGAGCGTGGCACGGGCCACGGGGAGATTCAGGCCGGCCGACTGGGCCAATTGCATCGCAATACCAGAATCCTTGGCCGCATGCGCCGCGGAAAAAAAGCAATCGTGCGAACGTAGCTCCATGTCCTCACCATCGGTCTCCAGCACTCGTGATGCCGCCCCTGTTTGTTGGAACACTTCCCGAAGCACGGGAAGATCGAGTCCGAGTGCGTCGCCTAACGCCAGCCCCTCCGCGAGCGCCGCAGTATTGCAATTCATCACCATATTGACCAATGCCTTGACCTTCGCCCCTTCTCCAGACCTGCCCACATAACGAAGACGAGAGCCCATCGCCTCAAGGAACGGGGTGGCTTTTTCGAACGCAGATCGCTTTCCACCACATATGAAGTACAAGGTTCCCTGCCGCGCTTGCGTTATGCTGCTCGCCATGCAGGCTTCAAGCGTACTACCTCCGCGTGCTTCCACAGATCGTTCAATCCGAACATGTAGATCTGGGGTGACGGTGGCACAATTGATGAAGAGCCGGCCGGCCGCATAACAGAGCAGGGCACAGTCATTGGCTTCCGAGTACAGTTCTTCCATAGCACCATCGTCTGAGACAACAGTAACAATGACCTCTGCCAGCTCTGCGACGCGGGCCGGGTTTGGAGAAGCTTCGCAATTCAATTCCCGTGAAATCTCGATCATATTTGCGGGAATTCGATCGTT
This window harbors:
- a CDS encoding NAD(P)-dependent oxidoreductase codes for the protein MKTSVRIGFVGIGRMGSNMARCLHEKGFTIAAVNDRIPANMIEISRELNCEASPNPARVAELAEVIVTVVSDDGAMEELYSEANDCALLCYAAGRLFINCATVTPDLHVRIERSVEARGGSTLEACMASSITQARQGTLYFICGGKRSAFEKATPFLEAMGSRLRYVGRSGEGAKVKALVNMVMNCNTAALAEGLALGDALGLDLPVLREVFQQTGAASRVLETDGEDMELRSHDCFFSAAHAAKDSGIAMQLAQSAGLNLPVARATLEQYRLLVASGKGELDKSGIAELTFKDRGARRS